A single region of the bacterium genome encodes:
- the rpsB gene encoding 30S ribosomal protein S2, with translation MENLSMQDLLEAGMHFGHLTRRWNPKMKPYIYGVRNGVHIIDLSKTVKLFREALAFIAEAVGNGSDLLFVGTKKQAQDVIEEEAKRCGMYYVNNRWLGGTLTNFRTIKSSIERLKDLQKKKEDGTFAVLSKKEILMIDREIERYQRSLGGIQDMTRLPGVMVVIDPNLEHIALHEANVLGIPIVALGDTNCDPDPIEHLVPGNDDALRSIKLFVQAVADKALEGLKLREAQARRAGDRDRDEDEKPQVREARGEKASAYVGRRDEQAEEAEAESGSYSAKVQPEPEPETPAKTEE, from the coding sequence ATGGAAAATCTCTCGATGCAAGACCTGCTCGAAGCAGGGATGCACTTCGGCCACCTCACCCGCCGTTGGAACCCCAAGATGAAGCCTTATATCTACGGGGTCCGCAACGGCGTTCACATCATCGACCTCTCCAAGACCGTCAAGCTGTTCCGCGAAGCCCTGGCCTTCATCGCCGAGGCCGTCGGCAACGGCAGCGACCTGCTCTTCGTCGGCACCAAGAAACAGGCCCAGGACGTGATCGAGGAAGAAGCCAAGCGCTGCGGGATGTACTACGTCAACAACCGCTGGCTCGGCGGCACCTTGACCAACTTCCGCACGATCAAGTCCTCGATCGAGCGGCTCAAGGATTTGCAGAAGAAAAAGGAAGACGGGACCTTCGCCGTCCTCTCCAAAAAAGAGATCCTGATGATCGATCGCGAGATCGAGCGCTACCAGCGCTCGCTCGGCGGGATCCAAGACATGACCCGACTTCCCGGCGTCATGGTGGTCATCGACCCCAACCTCGAGCACATCGCGCTCCACGAGGCCAACGTTCTGGGCATCCCGATCGTGGCCCTGGGTGACACCAACTGCGATCCCGATCCGATCGAGCACTTGGTGCCGGGCAACGACGATGCCTTGCGCTCGATCAAGCTCTTCGTCCAAGCCGTGGCCGACAAGGCCCTCGAAGGCCTCAAGCTCCGCGAAGCCCAGGCCCGCCGCGCCGGCGACCGCGATCGCGACGAGGACGAAAAGCCGCAGGTCCGCGAAGCCCGGGGCGAGAAAGCCTCGGCCTACGTCGGCCGCCGCGACGAACAAGCCGAGGAGGCCGAGGCCGAGAGCGGAAGCTATAGCGCCAAGGTCCAGCCCGAGCCCGAGCCCGAAACCCCGGCCAAAACGGAAGAATAA
- the tsf gene encoding translation elongation factor Ts: MAEITAKMVQDLREKTGAGMMDCKKALSEAGGDMEKAVEVLRKAGMASAGKKAGRLASEGLIGIHVESSVAAMVEVNSETDFVAKTPDFQNFVDGVAQHVAKHKPADLAALLKQVPEGAKADYETLTKELVAKIGENLSIRRFQVLDAKAGEKFGSYLHMGSKIGALVKAKGDTAKLNDDLLKDLAMHVAAASPRFLHREQIPADVRAKEKEIYLAQLQDSGKPKEMLEKIVEGKLGKFASEVCLLEQIFVKDPTGKKSVLKHLQETDPSGQVVEFLRFQVGEGMAKKEEDFAAEVAKQLGK; the protein is encoded by the coding sequence ATGGCAGAGATTACCGCAAAAATGGTCCAAGACCTGCGCGAGAAGACCGGCGCCGGCATGATGGATTGCAAGAAAGCCTTGAGCGAGGCCGGCGGCGATATGGAGAAGGCCGTCGAAGTGTTGCGCAAGGCTGGCATGGCCTCGGCCGGCAAGAAGGCCGGGCGTTTGGCCAGCGAGGGCCTGATCGGCATCCACGTCGAGAGCAGCGTCGCCGCGATGGTCGAGGTCAATTCCGAGACCGACTTCGTCGCCAAGACCCCTGACTTCCAAAACTTCGTCGACGGCGTCGCCCAGCATGTCGCGAAGCACAAGCCGGCCGATTTGGCGGCCTTGCTCAAGCAGGTGCCGGAAGGCGCCAAAGCCGACTACGAAACCCTCACCAAGGAATTGGTCGCCAAGATCGGCGAGAACCTCTCGATTCGGCGCTTCCAAGTCCTGGACGCCAAGGCCGGCGAGAAGTTCGGCTCCTATCTCCACATGGGCAGCAAGATCGGCGCCCTGGTCAAAGCCAAAGGCGACACCGCCAAGCTGAACGACGATCTTTTGAAGGACCTGGCGATGCACGTCGCCGCGGCTTCGCCGCGCTTCCTGCACCGCGAGCAGATCCCGGCCGACGTTCGGGCCAAGGAAAAGGAAATCTACCTGGCCCAGCTCCAAGACAGCGGCAAGCCCAAGGAGATGCTCGAGAAGATCGTCGAGGGCAAGCTCGGCAAGTTCGCCTCGGAGGTATGCCTCCTCGAGCAGATCTTCGTGAAGGATCCGACCGGCAAGAAGTCGGTCCTCAAGCACCTGCAAGAGACCGACCCTTCGGGTCAGGTCGTGGAGTTCCTGCGCTTTCAGGTCGGAGAGGGCATGGCCAAGAAGGAAGAAGATTTCGCGGCCGAGGTGGCCAAGCAGCTCGGAAAATGA
- the pyrH gene encoding UMP kinase, translated as MASVAKYKRILLKLSGESLMGREGYGINAEVVGNIAEELRELTSLGIEIAIVIGGGNIFRGMGGEKEGIDRATGDYMGMLATVMNAMALQNFLEKAGVYTRVLSAIEIHQLVEPYIRRRAVRHLEKGRVVIFAAGTGNPFFTTDTAAALRSVEIGADVILKGTKVDGVYDSDPKLNSQAKRFHSLTYLDVLNRNLKVMDSTAISLCMDHKMPIVVFDLFKKGNIRKVICGEDIGTTVN; from the coding sequence ATGGCAAGCGTCGCCAAGTATAAGCGGATCCTCCTCAAGCTCAGCGGCGAATCCCTGATGGGACGCGAGGGCTACGGCATCAACGCCGAAGTGGTCGGCAACATCGCCGAAGAGCTCCGCGAATTGACTTCCCTGGGCATCGAGATCGCCATCGTCATCGGCGGCGGCAATATCTTCCGCGGCATGGGCGGCGAGAAGGAAGGCATCGACCGGGCCACCGGCGACTACATGGGCATGCTGGCGACGGTGATGAACGCCATGGCTCTCCAAAACTTCCTGGAAAAGGCCGGCGTTTACACCCGGGTGCTGTCGGCCATCGAAATTCACCAGCTCGTCGAACCCTATATCCGGCGCCGGGCCGTCCGCCACCTCGAGAAGGGGCGGGTGGTGATCTTCGCCGCCGGCACCGGCAATCCTTTCTTCACCACCGATACCGCCGCCGCGCTGCGCTCGGTCGAGATCGGGGCCGATGTCATCCTCAAGGGAACCAAGGTCGACGGGGTCTACGACAGCGACCCCAAGCTCAACTCCCAGGCCAAGCGCTTCCACTCCTTGACCTACCTCGATGTCTTGAACCGCAATCTCAAGGTCATGGATTCGACCGCGATCTCGCTGTGCATGGACCATAAGATGCCGATCGTGGTCTTCGACCTCTTCAAGAAGGGCAATATCCGCAAGGTGATCTGCGGCGAGGATATCGGCACCACCGTGAATTGA
- a CDS encoding phosphatidate cytidylyltransferase, translating into MATRVITGLVLAAVVILLIFFLPPLPLKLVIAGIGALAIHECARMILPPHPTTSMAFPVIAGTLYLAFLMLGQPHLPAFTIGTPVVLVATLVFYLFRRHVNEVVLSQVTATFFSILYAGLMLSFLGLIRDLPSGASWLLLVLASTFGADTGAYLVGRTIGKHKLAPHVSPGKTIEGLIGGTGLSVVAALITRLLIPGDLSVGDCVWVGLAVGFIGPLGDLSESMLKRSVGVKDSGNLIPGHGGLLDRIDALLFTAPFVYYYASYLRG; encoded by the coding sequence ATGGCTACCCGTGTGATCACCGGCCTGGTTTTGGCGGCCGTCGTCATCCTGCTGATCTTTTTCTTGCCGCCCTTGCCGCTCAAGCTGGTGATCGCGGGGATCGGCGCCTTGGCCATCCACGAATGCGCCCGGATGATTTTGCCGCCTCATCCGACCACTTCAATGGCCTTTCCGGTGATCGCCGGGACGCTCTATTTGGCCTTCCTGATGCTCGGCCAGCCCCATCTGCCGGCCTTCACCATCGGCACGCCGGTCGTCCTGGTCGCGACCCTCGTCTTTTATCTCTTCCGGCGCCACGTCAACGAAGTGGTCTTGAGCCAGGTCACCGCGACCTTCTTCTCGATCCTCTATGCCGGACTCATGCTTTCCTTCCTGGGCCTGATTCGCGACCTTCCCTCGGGGGCTTCCTGGCTGCTCTTGGTTTTGGCCAGCACCTTCGGCGCCGATACCGGGGCGTATTTGGTCGGCCGGACCATCGGGAAGCACAAGCTGGCGCCCCACGTCTCGCCGGGCAAGACGATCGAGGGTCTGATCGGAGGCACCGGCTTGAGCGTCGTCGCCGCCCTGATCACCCGCCTCTTGATTCCGGGCGATCTGAGCGTCGGAGATTGCGTTTGGGTCGGTTTGGCGGTCGGCTTCATCGGTCCGCTGGGCGACCTGTCGGAATCGATGCTCAAGCGCTCGGTTGGAGTGAAGGACAGCGGCAACCTGATCCCGGGCCACGGCGGCCTCCTCGACCGAATCGACGCGTTGCTTTTTACCGCGCCCTTTGTCTATTACTATGCCTCCTACTTGAGGGGATGA
- a CDS encoding isoprenyl transferase, whose product MAVPESKKLPRHIAIIMDGNGRWARQRHLPRIEGHRRGSQVVEEIVETCRETGIQYLTLYAFSQENWNRPSDEVLGLMELLKYFLQEKRSKLLKNGVRLRVVGQIERLPEPVLRELTKTIEKTKGCEAMTLILALSYSSRSELTEVVNQLIRQALAEGNASKVIGEEDLARQLYTEGLPDPDLLIRTSGEHRISNFLLWQMAYTELYFTDTLWPDFNRSELQKAISEYQRRERRFGRTTEQIRAIS is encoded by the coding sequence ATGGCCGTTCCCGAAAGTAAAAAATTGCCGCGGCACATCGCCATCATCATGGATGGCAACGGGCGCTGGGCCCGGCAGCGGCATTTGCCGCGGATCGAAGGCCACCGTCGCGGCAGCCAGGTGGTCGAAGAGATCGTCGAGACCTGCCGGGAGACCGGCATCCAGTACCTCACCCTTTACGCCTTCAGCCAAGAGAATTGGAACCGGCCCTCCGATGAAGTCCTGGGCCTGATGGAATTGCTCAAGTACTTCCTCCAGGAGAAGCGCTCCAAGCTGCTCAAGAACGGCGTCCGCCTCCGGGTGGTCGGCCAGATCGAGCGCCTGCCCGAGCCGGTGCTCCGGGAGCTGACCAAGACGATCGAGAAGACCAAGGGCTGCGAGGCCATGACCTTGATCCTGGCGCTGAGCTATAGCTCGCGAAGCGAGTTGACCGAGGTGGTCAACCAGCTGATCCGCCAAGCCCTGGCCGAGGGCAATGCCTCCAAGGTCATCGGCGAGGAGGACCTGGCCCGCCAGCTTTACACCGAGGGACTGCCCGATCCCGACTTGCTCATCCGCACCAGCGGCGAGCACCGGATCAGCAATTTCCTGCTTTGGCAGATGGCTTACACCGAGCTTTATTTCACCGACACCCTTTGGCCGGACTTCAACCGCTCGGAGCTGCAAAAGGCGATCTCCGAGTACCAGCGCCGGGAGCGGCGCTTCGGCCGGACGACCGAGCAGATTCGGGCGATATCATAA
- the frr gene encoding ribosome recycling factor produces the protein MSHPVLNKSKDKMEKCLASLRGELGKVRTGRASASMLDDIRIDYYGTPTPLNQVATLGVPEPRMITVSPWDASVIPLIEKAIIKSDLGLTPANDGKLIRIPIPALNEERRKEMVKLTRKFGEESKVAVRHVRREAIDEIKAMEKDKKIAEDEAKKLEAEVQKLTDSYVKKVDESLEHKEKEVMEV, from the coding sequence ATGTCCCATCCCGTGTTGAACAAGTCCAAGGACAAGATGGAAAAATGCCTCGCCTCGCTGCGGGGCGAGCTCGGCAAGGTTCGCACCGGCCGGGCCTCGGCTTCGATGCTCGACGACATCCGCATCGACTACTACGGAACGCCGACCCCGCTCAACCAAGTCGCGACCCTGGGCGTGCCCGAGCCGCGCATGATCACGGTGAGCCCGTGGGACGCCAGCGTCATTCCGCTGATCGAAAAGGCGATCATCAAGTCGGACTTGGGTCTCACCCCGGCCAACGACGGCAAGCTGATCCGGATTCCGATTCCGGCCCTCAACGAGGAGCGGCGCAAGGAGATGGTCAAGCTCACCCGCAAGTTCGGCGAGGAGTCCAAGGTCGCCGTCCGTCACGTCCGCCGCGAAGCCATCGACGAGATCAAGGCGATGGAGAAGGACAAAAAGATCGCCGAGGACGAGGCCAAGAAATTGGAAGCCGAGGTCCAGAAGCTGACCGACTCCTACGTGAAGAAGGTCGATGAATCGCTCGAACACAAAGAAAAAGAAGTGATGGAAGTCTGA